A single Aythya fuligula isolate bAytFul2 chromosome 21, bAytFul2.pri, whole genome shotgun sequence DNA region contains:
- the B3GALT6 gene encoding beta-1,3-galactosyltransferase 6, with translation MKLLRLLCRHKTALGLGGLSLFAVVLLYLAKCTSEGLRPLPAPRGLPHNQPPPPRGVRGAQPPAAPPPPPPSPQETAFLAVLITSGPKYTERRSIIRSTWLSAAGRPPHDDVWSRFVIGTGGLGAEELRSLELEQSRHKDLLLLPELRDSYENLTAKVLAMYVWLDLHLDFQFALKADDDTFVRLDVLVEELRAKEPRRLYWGFFSGRGRVKSGGKWKESAWVLCDYYLPYALGGGYVLSADLVHYLRLSRDYLNMWQSEDVSLGVWLAPIDVKRVHDPRFDTEYKSRGCNNKYIVTHKQSIEDMLEKHQTLAKEGKLCKEEVKLRLSYMYDWGVPPSQCCQRKDGIP, from the coding sequence ATGAAGCTGCTGCGCCTGCTGTGCCGCCACAAAACGGCCCTGGGCCTGGGCGGCCTCTCGCTCTTCGCCGTGGTCCTGCTCTACCTGGCCAAGTGCACCTCTGAGGGGCTGCGgccgctgccagccccccgggggctcccccacAACCAGCCTCCGCCGCCTCGGGGTGTGAGGGGGGCACAGCCGCCAgcagccccgccgccaccaccgccaTCCCCTCAGGAGACGGCGTTTTTGGCCGTGCTCATCACCAGCGGGCCCAAGTACACCGAGCGCCGCAGCATCATCCGCAGCACGTGGCTGTCAGCAGCTGGCCGCCCTCCTCACGACGACGTCTGGAGCCGCTTCGTCATCGGCACCGGCGGGCTCGGGGCCGAGGAGCTTCGTAGCCTGGAGCTGGAGCAAAGCCGTCACAAGGACCTCCTGCTTCTGCCGGAGCTGCGGGATTCCTATGAGAACCTGACTGCTAAAGTCCTGGCCATGTACGTCTGGCTGGATCTGCACCTTGACTTCCAGTTTGCCCTGAAAGCCGACGATGATACCTTTGTACGCTTGGATGTACTCGTGGAAGAGCTGAGAGCCAAGGAGCCGCGCCGCCTCTACTGGGGCTTCTTTTCTGGCCGGGGTCGAGTGAAATCTGGTGGCAAGTGGAAAGAGAGCGCCTGGGTGCTCTGTGACTACTATCTACCGTATGCCCTGGGTGGTGGTTATGTGCTTTCTGCAGACCTGGTGCACTATTTGCGTCTCAGTAGAGACTACCTGAACATGTGGCAGAGCGAAGATGTCTCCCTGGGGGTTTGGCTGGCTCCCATTGATGTGAAGAGAGTGCACGACCCTCGTTTTGACACTGAGTATAAGTCACGGGGTTGCAACAATAAGTACATAGTAACGCATAAGCAAAGCATCGAGGACATGCTGGAAAAGCACCAAACCCTGGCTAAAGAAGGGAAGCTCTGTAAGGAGGAGGTTAAGCTCAGGCTTTCCTACATGTATGACTGGGGAGTGCCACCTTCACAGTGTTGCCaaaggaaggatggcatcccatga